AGGAGAAGGTTCATGCATTTGCTTGCTGTGACAGAAGAGTATGGGAAAGATGAAGCAGCCATGATCTGAGAAGCAGCCGCCAATCTTTGCTGGTGAGCGGATTTAGATCGGAGCAGGTCTTGGCAGTGCTCCATCATGTCGAGCTTTCCCGGCGAGCCCACCATAGCGGCGGCGTCAGCGGCGCCGGAGGAATCGGCGGCCAGGACGGTGTGGAGGAATCTGCAGCTGTTTCCGTTCTTGCAGTAGCCTCTGGCATAATAGAGGCAAGGCTTCCAGCCAAGCCCGCTGGATGGGTCATCGGAGATATCATTCACGGAGCAGCTCCGGCGGTGAGGGTGGCCATTCACGGAGCCTCCCCAGGCGGCGCCACCGTAGGAATTGAAGAGCATAGCGTCGCCGCCGCTAGGGCTGGAGGCGAAATCTTGATGCGGGTAGTATAAATCGGGGCTTTTCGGGCCGAGAGTCGGCGAGCCGTCGTTGAGAAAGGAGAGCTGGTCTTGGAGCTGGAATTCATCCATCAGATCAGCCCCCCCGCCGCCGTAGAAAGGGGAAGCTGACGAATTCATCGACGAAGAGGAGGCTAGATTACTGATTCCATTGCTTGTAACAGCCGAAAACGAGGTCGAAGACGAGCTCGGGCTGATCAAATCATCGCGGTTGTAAtcggagaagcaagaagcagcCCAAGACGCAGACTGGCTTGGAATACTCAGCGGAGACGGAAGACTAGGCCCGGTAACGCCGCCGAGAAACCGCGACGAGGAGGAATTCTGCCGGGAAAGAGAGACGGGATGGCCGTTGTTGGCTAAAAAAGGCGACGGAGACGACGGAGTCGAGGGGGTAGACGGCGAGGAAGTGGCCAAACCGAGCTCCTTCCTGGCCTTTATGACGACGGAGTGGACGAGAGCTTCGGGGCCAAAAGCTAATCGAATCATCTCCTTCTCGCCATGGTCTTGAATCAAAAGCAGACCCATGATTTTGGAGGCATTTTCAGGGTCCAAATTTTGAATCCTCTGGAGAACAATCCTTGTTGCTTCATATGTATCCATTTTCGAGGGGTTGGTAGAAGATTTTCCACCCCCAATCCAACCCTCTAacaaatttctctctctctctttctctactcTACAGGTAAGAAAAACTCTTCCAACAACCCACAACGAAAAGCTTAATTACTTCCAGAGAGTACTGGAGGAGCGGTTCTTCAGTGGCTCTTTCTCCTGTTCCTGCAGGAAACCCAGTAAAGGGAAAGATTAGAAAGCAGTAGTATTCCCGTGGGAGGAAAGATAAAAAGGAGAAAGATGTTTGGTCGAAAAGAAAATACGGTGGTTGAACTTGGATTTTTCCGTAAAGACATACAAGAAAGAAAACCACAGCAGTAGTTACAGAGCGGGGGATGAAGagaacttctctctctctctctctctctctctctctctctctctcgttgctgagaggaagaaaaagaagaagagttgAACAAATTACCGCTTACCATGAAAGAAGATCTCAAGGCAGACACAGTCGCTACTCTCTGAATCAGTGTGGAGTCTGGGCAAGAGGGAGTGGAAATTGAATTTACCAGAAAAGCTAAACCACCGCCTTATTTCTATGGCGCAGTGGGTGGCAGAGGCAGAGAGCAGAAGGCAGAGAGCAGATCAGCCATCAATTGCCTCTTCTGACCCGATTGCTCGCTCTCTCTTAATTTGAACCCACCTTTGCTTTTGCTTCTCACTGTCTTCTCCTAGACAGTGAGTGGAGCTAAgctgcagagagagagagaagaagattgaagaatattttctctctctgtgttgctctctctctctctctcactgtgTCTGAAGTTGGAAAACAAAGATTTATTATTATGGCATCAAAGCTGAGTGAGAgagcgggagagagagagtggtggAGCGGGGTTCCAGATCTGCCTGGTGCTTGAAATAGTGCACGTTgatctctatttctttctttctcctcttcctcttcctcttcctcttcctctttcgttctttgctc
The Diospyros lotus cultivar Yz01 chromosome 12, ASM1463336v1, whole genome shotgun sequence DNA segment above includes these coding regions:
- the LOC127786699 gene encoding zinc finger CCCH domain-containing protein 53-like isoform X5 gives rise to the protein MDTYEATRIVLQRIQNLDPENASKIMGLLLIQDHGEKEMIRLAFGPEALVHSVVIKARKELGLATSSPSTPSTPSSPSPFLANNGHPVSLSRQNSSSSRFLGGVTGPSLPSPLSIPSQSASWAASCFSDYNRDDLISPSSSSTSFSAVTSNGISNLASSSSMNSSASPFYGGGGADLMDEFQLQDQLSFLNDGSPTLGPKSPDLYYPHQDFASSPSGGDAMLFNSYGGAAWGGSVNGHPHRRSCSVNDISDDPSSGLGWKPCLYYARGYCKNGNSCRFLHTVLAADSSGAADAAAMVGSPGKLDMMEHCQDLLRSKSAHQQRLAAASQIMAASSFPYSSVTASKCMNLLLQQQTDNQSRAAAAAAAALMMGEDMHKLGRCGRLERNDFLMNGGPPGILNPGSRQIYLTFPADSTFREEDVSNYFRKHQQQMERGEFSACGSPTGLDSREPFDLQLGARMLCNTQDMWRRKLEEQSDLQHAIELQSRRLADLELLDVKRHTHHRALSTGAAILSPTHSSPNFFSHQNLVLPLDPSSPRIKEEIGGSKHAAAAPETVVADQELNGAGAANGTGTENGTEMEKESSSTANGTDKNGKESPNQNEESDLPESLEHNLPDSPFASPKAVGDYMTTFNTAATEAATSTVAASSTNSNLITSSLLPANSTLDMASLKSCYFQVSRFSSGHGAIGM